In a single window of the Coregonus clupeaformis isolate EN_2021a unplaced genomic scaffold, ASM2061545v1 scaf0672, whole genome shotgun sequence genome:
- the LOC121562442 gene encoding uncharacterized protein LOC121562442 has translation METRSGLAALPSQKQAHERELVEEVSIYDVLWETSKRVADETLYSAFLRGMYSRRLPARFYADFCHQEALYLDRVITMLQVLIRTVQGPPDIMLFLQTTHQHYQESLKEAQNQTPPHLNLSSIQPSAAVRQYLQSFHDIVNEEPIYWLVSLLPRALLRPYLAQHLPLGERTRPGPSPCLYPWLSLFPCPCYQWGGRGHEVRPEEPEGQVRVILQASTGEVPGCDRRL, from the exons ATGGAGACAAG ATCTGGTTTAGCAGCATTACCAAGTCAGAAGCAAGCACACGAGAGAG AACTGGTTGAAGAGGTGAGTATTTATGACGTCCTGTGGGAGACCAGTAAGAGAGTAGCAGATGAGACCCTCTACTCAGCCTTCCTCAGAGGGATGTATTCCAGACGTCTGCCTGCCCGCTTCTACGCTGACTTCTGCCACCAGGAGGCGCTATACCTGGACAGAGTCATCACCATGCTGCAG GTGCTGATCAGAACAGTCCAGGGTCCCCCAGACATCATGCTGTTTCTCCAGACAACACATCAACACTACCAGGAGTCTCTGAAGGAGGCCCAGAACCAAACTCCACCACACCTG AACCTGTCCTCCATCCAGCCCTCTGCAGCCGTGCGTCAGTACCTCCAAAGCTTCCATGACATAGTGAATGAGGAGCCCATTTACTGGCTGGTGTCTCTGCTGCCCAGAGCCCTGCTCAGACCTTACCTGGCACAACACCTGCCCCTGGGAGAGAGGACCAGACCAGGCCCCAGCCCCTGCCTCTACCCCTGGCTAAGCCTCTTCCCCTGCCCCTGCTACCAGTGGGGGGGGAGAGGACATGAAGTCAGACCAGAGGAACCAGAAGGACAAGTCAGGGTCATATTACAG GCCTCTACTGGAGAAGTACCAGGATGTGATAGACGTCTATAA